ACGAGTGCCCACACAGATTGATAGGTTTATATTGTTAAAGAGCTTTGCTTTAAGTCTTTCTCTCAAAGCGGAGGTGAATTCTAACGAGATAATTGAAAGAGTCAAACACTTTTTTCAATTAATTTTCTCAGAAGTTTCAACCTCTCTGACTAACGCTGAAGCCTTGTGGCGTATGCCGTGTCAGTGGAAGCGCATTATAGGGAGATGAATTTTATTGGCAACCCTAAAATCCAACTTTTTAATAAAAAAACGCTCAAGCGAACAACTATCACTCAAACCGATTATTAAACGCACTTTTAAGCCTAATTTTTCATCACAAACAGCTTTCATCATGAGATAAATGAGGCATTGTTCACGACATTCTTATAACTACCTAGTGCCTCGCTCTGAAAGTCGACTGCTATCATTACTTTCTATATGCCTTATTCTAAATCTGGTAAGCATGACTAGAATAGAAAATGATTTTACCGGGTAGCTTCAAGAGTAAAGGTATAGTGCTCTTGATTGTAATAGACATCGGACACTTCAAACGGCATGCCTGACTCTAAACGAGCAATGCTATGAGCACACAGTACTGGCTCATCTCTTTTTAACCCTAAATGCATACGAACTTCTTCAGCCGGCAGCTCCGCTCGAATTCGCTTTTTACTGCCTCCAACCTTTTGTCCTTTATCGACCAAATAACGATATTTTGATCCATTGAGATGGTGCTCTTGCAAATCACCAAACATGGGTTCAGCTAGCATATAAGTCGATTCGAATACAAATGGAATGTCACCCACTAGTCGTAAACGCTTCATAAACCAGACGGAACTACCAGGCTCAAGACCAAGCTCTTCAACCACATGTTCCGGTGCCGCTACTTTTTCTAAATGCAAAAGCTTGTTACTGATCGGCGAGTTAAGGCTAATCGCCACTTCACTAGAAGTTAAATGCTGATCTAATGGCAGGGCTATTTTAAGTTCTTGCATTGGCTGGCAAATAAATGTTCCACGACCACGCTGTCTTTCCACCACACCTTGACGTACCAAATAGTCCACCGCTTTACGCGCTGTCATCCGAGACACTTGATATTGCTCGGCAAGCAAAGTTTCAGACGGTATTGAATCACCCGGATGCAATACACCACTTTCTATTTGCTCAGTCAAAATGCGTTCTATTTGTAGATAGATAGGAACGTGAGATTCTTTGTCTATCATGCCTAACCCCTTGTTTGAAGATCACTTATCGTAACCGTCAATAATTGAATACACAACTATACAACCCTGTTTGAACGCTGAATTATTGCCCCTTTAAACAAATATCGAGCCACTTTGCTCAGCCTATAGCTTAGTGATTAAACTCACACTAACGAATAAGTTGTATAGACAACTATACTTTAAAGCGATTTAATCAGCGCCATAATAAAAATGATGATATGGAGATATCACTGGATGAAACATTTTGGTTCTAAGCTTCAAGACCTTGGAAAAGCACTGATGATGCCGATTTCGGTTATCGCAGCTGCGGGTATTTTCCTTGGCTTGGCGGCTGCCCTACAGAACCCAAACATTACTGGACAAACATTCAACCAATTGGAATTTGTTCAGCTTGTACTGGGTTTATTCGTAAAGTTGCTGGCTCATTATTCGGCAACCTTCCATTATTCTTTGCTGTCGCTGCGGCTATTGGTCTGGCGAAACAGGAAAAACCAACTGCAGCATTTGCTGCCATTATTGGTTTTATTTCTATGCATGTGGGCGTGAACTATTCACTGCTCGCTCAAGGTCTAACGCCAGCAACTACGTCTGTCGCTTACCTTGTTTCTCAAGGCATGGATAAAACCGCTGCAATGATGTTCGCTGCAGAGTTTGGTAATACACTGGGTATCTTCTCATACCACATGAGCGTACTTGGCGGTGTTATCGCAGGTCTAGTAACGGTCGCTTTGCACAACCGTTTCTATACGATTGTTTTGCCAACCGCGATTAACTTCTTTGGCGGTCGTCGTTTTGTACCAATCATCACCGTTGTGGTATTGCCACTTGTTGGTGTTGCGATGTCATTGATCTGGCCAACCATCGGCGCGGCAATTGCGAAGATTGGCGAGTTTATCGGTCAAGCAGGTAGCTTTGGTACTTTCCTATTTGCGTTTGCTGAACGTCTACTGATCCCAACCGGCTTGCACCACATTCTGAATGAAACCGTACGCTTTACACCTATCGGTGGAATTGCCAATGTTGATGGTGAAAGTGTTGTTGGTGCATTAAGCATCTTTAACTACGCACTCACTCACCCAGGCAGCATCGATAACGACATCGTGAAAGAAGCTACTCGCTTCCTAGCGCAAGGTAAAATCCCAGTAATGATGTTCGCTCTACCAGGTGCGGCACTGGCGATGTACCACTGTGCTCGCGAAGAACATAAGACGCGAGTCAAAGCTCTAGTGATTGCTGGCGCACTGGCTTCATTCACTACCGGTATCACTGAACCACTAGAATTTAGCTTCATCTTTGTTAGCCCAATTCTATTTATCTTCCATGCGATTATGACTGGTTTGTCTTTTGCGTTGATGCATGTGTTTGGCGTGATGATTGGTAACGTACAAGGTGGCGTGATCGACCTATTCGTCTTCGGTGTACTCGGCGGAGCTCAGACACAGTGGTGGTTTGCAGTATTAGTCGGCGCTTGTTACTTCCCTATTTACTACTTTGTATTCCGCGGTGTGATTACTCGTTTCAATGTGGCAACACCAGGTCGCGAAAAAGAATCCGTAAACACTGAAAACGTAGGCGACGCATCAGAACAAGCAACTCGAATTATCGAAGGTCTTGGTGGCTCCAAAAATATTCAATTAGTGGATAACTGCTTCACTCGTCTACGAGTAAAAGTGAACGATATCTCTAAAGTTCAGGACGACTTCCTAAAAACAACCGGCGCTTCGGGCGTAAAACGCGCCAGTGACGTAGATGTACAAGTTATCTATGGCCCACAAGTAGAAAGCATCGCAAACGATGTAAAAAAAGCGCTCGCAATTTAATTCAATTTTAATTTAGCCCCCTGCGTGATGGGGGGCGTTGAAAGATTCAATCGAAGGTAGAAGTAAGATGACTAAAGCATTCAATATCGTATTAGTTGGTGGTGGTTCAACTTGGACTCCAGGTCTTTTAAAAGCACTATGCAAACGCAAAGAGAGTTTCCCACTAAAACGTCTAGTGATGTTTGATGTAAAGGCTGAACGTCAGGAAACGATTGGCGAATACGCGAAACTACTTTTCTCTGAAGATTACCCAGAGCTAGAATTTGAATACACAACTGACATCAACGTGGCATACAAAGATGTCGATTTCGTACTTTGCCAAATGCGTACTGGCGGATACGAAATGCGTGAAAAAGATGAAAAGATCCCACTATCAATGGGGATCATTGGACAAGAAACCTGTGGCCCTGGTGGTTTCGCTTACGGCATGCGCTCAATTGGCGATATGATCCAGATGGTAGAAGATGTACGTGCTCGCTCACCTCAGGCATGGATTCTAAACTACACCAACCCTGCTGCAATTGTG
Above is a window of Vibrio taketomensis DNA encoding:
- a CDS encoding GntR family transcriptional regulator; translated protein: MIDKESHVPIYLQIERILTEQIESGVLHPGDSIPSETLLAEQYQVSRMTARKAVDYLVRQGVVERQRGRGTFICQPMQELKIALPLDQHLTSSEVAISLNSPISNKLLHLEKVAAPEHVVEELGLEPGSSVWFMKRLRLVGDIPFVFESTYMLAEPMFGDLQEHHLNGSKYRYLVDKGQKVGGSKKRIRAELPAEEVRMHLGLKRDEPVLCAHSIARLESGMPFEVSDVYYNQEHYTFTLEATR
- a CDS encoding PTS transporter subunit EIIC → MRKVAGSLFGNLPLFFAVAAAIGLAKQEKPTAAFAAIIGFISMHVGVNYSLLAQGLTPATTSVAYLVSQGMDKTAAMMFAAEFGNTLGIFSYHMSVLGGVIAGLVTVALHNRFYTIVLPTAINFFGGRRFVPIITVVVLPLVGVAMSLIWPTIGAAIAKIGEFIGQAGSFGTFLFAFAERLLIPTGLHHILNETVRFTPIGGIANVDGESVVGALSIFNYALTHPGSIDNDIVKEATRFLAQGKIPVMMFALPGAALAMYHCAREEHKTRVKALVIAGALASFTTGITEPLEFSFIFVSPILFIFHAIMTGLSFALMHVFGVMIGNVQGGVIDLFVFGVLGGAQTQWWFAVLVGACYFPIYYFVFRGVITRFNVATPGREKESVNTENVGDASEQATRIIEGLGGSKNIQLVDNCFTRLRVKVNDISKVQDDFLKTTGASGVKRASDVDVQVIYGPQVESIANDVKKALAI